A single Blastococcus sp. Marseille-P5729 DNA region contains:
- a CDS encoding amidohydrolase family protein translates to MGALRFTGVVLPGDEERDLYVIDGRVSYEAVASAETVTRGGYIVPGLVDAHCHLWNSPEGFVSADEHDRLRQNARDTRDGGATVIRDCGSPYEIGWMNREEDLPEVIRAGKHIAQDKRYISGVYTHTEPQDLPAQMAIEAQRGDGWVKIVGDWIDRGEGDLAPLWGLDELRAGMEAAHAAGARVTAHTFSEQALPDLIASGIDCIEHGTGITDDVITAMLEHGTALVPTVVNIHNFPDIAAAATKYPAYKQHMLDLHEQHPQRLRAAYEAGVPMFAGTDAGGAIKHGSICEEVIALAGIGLSPYDALGAASWAAREWLGRPGLDQGAPADFACYASNPLDDLSVLRTPERVVLRGVVY, encoded by the coding sequence ATGGGTGCGCTGCGCTTCACCGGCGTCGTCCTTCCGGGCGACGAGGAGCGTGACCTGTACGTCATCGACGGCCGGGTCAGCTACGAGGCCGTGGCCTCTGCCGAGACCGTGACACGCGGCGGCTACATCGTCCCGGGCCTCGTCGATGCGCACTGCCACCTGTGGAACAGCCCCGAGGGCTTCGTATCGGCCGACGAGCATGATCGCCTCCGGCAGAACGCTCGGGACACCCGCGACGGGGGAGCCACGGTGATCCGCGACTGCGGGTCGCCGTACGAGATCGGCTGGATGAACCGGGAGGAGGACCTCCCCGAGGTCATCCGGGCAGGCAAGCACATCGCGCAGGACAAGCGCTACATCAGCGGCGTCTACACGCACACCGAACCGCAGGATCTCCCGGCGCAGATGGCGATCGAAGCGCAGCGCGGCGACGGCTGGGTGAAGATCGTCGGCGACTGGATCGATCGAGGCGAGGGCGATCTGGCCCCGCTGTGGGGCCTGGACGAGCTGCGCGCCGGCATGGAGGCCGCCCACGCTGCCGGAGCCCGGGTCACCGCGCACACCTTCAGCGAGCAGGCGCTGCCCGACCTGATCGCCTCCGGGATCGACTGCATCGAGCACGGCACCGGCATCACTGACGACGTCATCACCGCCATGCTCGAGCATGGAACCGCCTTGGTGCCGACCGTGGTGAACATTCACAACTTTCCCGACATCGCCGCCGCTGCGACGAAGTATCCGGCGTACAAGCAGCACATGCTCGACCTGCACGAGCAGCACCCGCAGCGACTGCGCGCGGCGTACGAGGCCGGCGTGCCGATGTTCGCCGGTACCGACGCCGGCGGTGCGATCAAGCACGGGTCGATCTGCGAGGAGGTCATCGCTCTCGCCGGGATCGGCCTGTCGCCGTACGACGCGCTCGGCGCGGCCTCGTGGGCGGCGCGCGAGTGGCTCGGCCGCCCCGGACTCGACCAAGGCGCTCCCGCCGACTTCGCCTGCTACGCGTCCAATCCACTCGACGACCTGAGCGTGCTGCGTACTCCTGAGCGAGTCGTCCTCCGCGGAGTCGTCTACTAG
- a CDS encoding LysR family transcriptional regulator ArgP translates to MRPNREHLAALLAVVDTGTFEAAAAALHVTPSAISQRIKALESQLGHVVVIRSNPCRVTDPGARLLRMARQIELLERETFSGMGSQSPVVDLPVAVNADSLATWFPTVLSRVAAHRGIQLRLYVEDQEHTTALMRDATALAAVASDRAPVQGCSVEPLGAMRYVPVATPGLLEMHTSGRRIDWQALPVVRFNDKDDLQHDILAAHGVSRPDVCHVMPSSEGFAKAVHAGLGWGALPESDLGDSLARGSLRRLGARLHVDVPLYWQRWRIDSPALGLLSDAVRHAARAALRS, encoded by the coding sequence ATGCGCCCGAATCGTGAACATCTTGCCGCGCTCCTCGCCGTGGTCGACACCGGGACCTTCGAGGCGGCTGCGGCCGCGCTGCACGTCACGCCGTCCGCTATCAGCCAACGCATCAAGGCGCTCGAGTCGCAGCTTGGCCACGTGGTCGTCATCCGCTCGAACCCTTGCCGGGTAACCGATCCCGGCGCGCGGCTGCTGCGGATGGCGCGACAGATCGAGCTGCTCGAGCGTGAGACCTTCTCCGGGATGGGCTCGCAGAGCCCCGTCGTCGACCTCCCGGTCGCGGTCAACGCGGACTCGCTGGCCACGTGGTTTCCCACGGTGCTGAGCCGCGTAGCGGCACATCGCGGAATCCAGCTGCGGCTGTACGTCGAGGACCAGGAGCACACGACGGCCCTGATGCGTGATGCGACCGCGCTCGCGGCGGTGGCCAGCGATCGGGCACCGGTGCAGGGCTGCTCGGTGGAGCCACTCGGGGCGATGCGCTATGTCCCGGTCGCGACTCCCGGACTGCTGGAGATGCACACCAGCGGACGCCGGATCGACTGGCAAGCGCTTCCCGTCGTCCGGTTCAACGACAAGGACGACCTGCAGCACGACATCCTCGCGGCACACGGCGTGAGCAGGCCCGACGTATGCCACGTGATGCCGTCGTCCGAGGGCTTCGCGAAGGCGGTGCACGCCGGTCTTGGCTGGGGAGCGCTGCCGGAGTCCGATCTCGGGGACTCGCTCGCCCGCGGCAGCCTGCGGCGGCTCGGCGCGCGCCTTCATGTCGACGTCCCGCTCTACTGGCAGCGTTGGCGGATCGACTCTCCCGCCCTCGGCCTGCTCAGCGACGCCGTCCGGCACGCGGCGAGAGCCGCACTGCGGAGCTAG
- a CDS encoding LysE/ArgO family amino acid transporter: MTYLLTGLLTGLSLIIAVGAQNAYVLRQGLLRNHVGVAVLICAAADIALIAAGVAGLGAIVERVPDLLTVLTWAGAAYLLFLAFSAFRRAAGKEQLDPSSVPASTLKTVALTTLALTFLNPHVYLDTVLMLGSLANAHDGTRWYFGAGAMIASVVWFCALGFGAKVLARYVRKPSTWRVVDTVVGVVMVLVAVRLLTM; encoded by the coding sequence GTGACCTACCTGCTGACCGGACTGCTCACCGGGCTGTCGCTCATCATCGCGGTCGGCGCACAGAACGCCTACGTGCTGCGCCAGGGCCTGCTACGCAACCATGTGGGGGTCGCGGTGCTGATCTGCGCCGCTGCGGACATCGCCCTGATCGCAGCCGGCGTGGCGGGACTCGGTGCGATCGTCGAGCGGGTTCCCGACCTGCTCACCGTGCTGACCTGGGCGGGAGCGGCGTACCTGCTGTTCCTGGCGTTCTCGGCATTTCGCCGTGCCGCGGGCAAGGAGCAGCTGGACCCGTCGTCCGTGCCGGCTAGCACGCTGAAGACGGTGGCGCTGACCACGCTCGCGCTGACCTTCCTCAACCCGCACGTTTACCTCGACACCGTGCTGATGCTCGGCTCGCTGGCGAACGCGCACGACGGAACGCGGTGGTACTTCGGCGCGGGCGCGATGATCGCCAGCGTCGTGTGGTTCTGCGCTCTGGGATTCGGGGCGAAGGTGCTCGCGCGGTACGTGCGCAAGCCGTCGACCTGGCGGGTGGTCGACACCGTGGTCGGCGTCGTGATGGTCCTCGTCGCCGTGCGGCTGCTCACCATGTAG
- the proS gene encoding proline--tRNA ligase: MAKSVLTPQSDDFPRWYQDVIAKAEMADNAPVRGTMVIRPYGYSIWERMQREMDDRIKAAGAKNAYFPLFIPESYLTREAEHVEGFSPELAVVTHAGGKQLEEPVVVRPTSETVIGEFMAKWINSYRDLPLLLNQWANVVRWELRPRVFLRTSEFLWQEGHTAHATREDAAAYAARIHREVYEDFMVKVLAMPVIRGRKTNAERFAGAINTLALEAMMRDGKALQMGTSHELGQNFANAFGIKYLSADGKQETCWTASWGTSTRMIGGLIMTHGDDNGLRIPPHLAPVQALVMVVKDGEGVSEAAHSIVSELTRSGVRAELDDRTDTPFGRRAVDAELKGIPLRIEVGPRDVAESKVTVARRIVGGKEPVGLDAVAGYCLSALDADQQALYDEAVARRDEKTSDVKTIDEAREAAQTGFARIPWATLGVEGEKKLAESAITVRCLVRPDGEIPESDDEDGAIAVVSRAY, from the coding sequence ATGGCCAAGAGCGTTCTCACCCCGCAGTCCGACGACTTCCCTCGTTGGTATCAAGATGTCATCGCCAAGGCAGAGATGGCCGACAACGCACCGGTTCGCGGCACGATGGTGATCCGCCCGTACGGATACTCCATCTGGGAGCGCATGCAGCGCGAGATGGACGACCGCATCAAGGCCGCCGGCGCGAAGAACGCCTACTTCCCGCTGTTCATCCCCGAGTCCTATCTGACCCGTGAGGCCGAGCACGTCGAGGGCTTCAGCCCCGAGCTCGCCGTCGTCACCCATGCCGGTGGCAAGCAGCTCGAGGAGCCCGTCGTCGTCCGGCCGACCTCCGAGACGGTCATCGGCGAGTTCATGGCCAAGTGGATCAACTCCTATCGCGATCTGCCGCTGCTGCTGAACCAGTGGGCGAACGTGGTCCGGTGGGAGCTGCGTCCGCGGGTGTTCCTGCGCACCAGCGAGTTCCTGTGGCAGGAGGGGCACACCGCGCACGCCACCCGCGAGGACGCCGCGGCGTACGCCGCTCGAATCCACCGCGAGGTCTACGAGGACTTCATGGTCAAGGTGCTGGCGATGCCGGTGATCCGGGGCCGCAAGACCAACGCCGAGCGGTTCGCCGGCGCCATCAACACGCTCGCACTCGAGGCGATGATGCGCGACGGCAAGGCGCTGCAGATGGGCACCTCGCACGAGCTGGGCCAGAACTTCGCCAATGCCTTCGGCATCAAGTACCTGTCGGCGGACGGCAAGCAAGAGACCTGCTGGACGGCGTCCTGGGGCACCTCGACCCGCATGATCGGAGGCCTGATCATGACGCACGGTGACGACAACGGCCTGCGGATCCCGCCGCACCTCGCCCCGGTCCAGGCGCTCGTCATGGTGGTCAAGGACGGCGAGGGGGTCTCGGAGGCCGCGCACTCGATCGTCTCCGAGCTCACCAGGTCCGGCGTCCGCGCCGAGCTCGACGACCGCACTGACACGCCGTTCGGTCGCCGCGCAGTGGACGCCGAGCTCAAGGGCATCCCGCTGCGCATAGAGGTCGGCCCACGCGACGTCGCAGAGAGCAAGGTCACCGTCGCGCGACGGATCGTCGGCGGCAAGGAGCCGGTGGGGCTGGACGCCGTGGCGGGCTACTGCCTGAGCGCACTCGATGCCGATCAGCAGGCGCTGTACGACGAGGCCGTCGCGCGACGTGACGAGAAGACCTCGGACGTCAAGACCATCGACGAGGCGCGGGAGGCTGCGCAGACCGGGTTCGCGCGCATCCCGTGGGCCACGCTCGGGGTCGAGGGGGAGAAGAAGCTCGCCGAGTCGGCGATCACGGTCCGTTGCCTCGTGCGCCCGGACGGCGAGATCCCCGAGTCCGACGACGAGGACGGCGCCATCGCGGTCGTCTCCCGCGCCTACTGA
- a CDS encoding CueP family metal-binding protein, with translation MPHRVTRALAAVIGGTALLLSGCNSDADTDTPPAASSAAADFIEVHDLEGKSTKEIITELDKTDEDLMTQLVGSVRYDVVELTDGETAETVSLPIEDEFYLSMAPYVDKTHECYYHNLASCQGELVDQQLDVTITADDGEVLVDETVTTYQNGFVGFWLPRDIAGTISVSYDGKSVEAPFATGADDPTCVTTLQLS, from the coding sequence GTGCCACATCGAGTCACCCGCGCCCTCGCCGCCGTGATCGGCGGCACCGCCCTGCTGCTCTCGGGCTGCAACTCGGACGCCGACACCGACACGCCGCCCGCCGCCAGCAGTGCGGCCGCGGATTTCATCGAGGTGCATGATCTCGAGGGCAAGAGCACCAAGGAGATCATCACCGAGCTCGACAAGACCGACGAGGATCTCATGACGCAGCTCGTCGGCTCAGTGCGCTACGACGTCGTCGAGCTGACCGACGGCGAGACCGCGGAGACGGTGAGCCTGCCGATCGAGGACGAGTTCTACCTCTCGATGGCGCCGTATGTCGACAAGACCCACGAATGTTACTACCACAACCTGGCCTCCTGCCAGGGCGAGCTGGTCGACCAGCAGCTGGACGTCACGATCACCGCCGACGACGGCGAGGTGCTCGTCGACGAGACGGTCACCACCTACCAGAACGGCTTCGTCGGGTTCTGGCTGCCGCGCGACATCGCGGGCACGATCAGCGTGTCGTACGACGGCAAGTCGGTCGAGGCGCCGTTCGCCACCGGCGCCGACGACCCGACGTGCGTCACCACGCTCCAGCTGAGCTAG
- a CDS encoding HAD-IA family hydrolase encodes MTEANQIKAVLWDFGGVILSSPFEAFNRYESERGLPADFVRTVNTHDPDANAWARLERSELSHEEFDEAFAAESKKLGHEIRGADILALLAGEVRPQMVAALDAVKAAGYKIACLTNNVMKKQDGLDPTANEREDVKPIMARFDAVVESSKVGYRKPEPKFYETACELLGVQPDECVYLDDLGINLKPAKAMGMQTIKVGDPDVALGELEAVLGITLR; translated from the coding sequence ATGACTGAGGCGAACCAGATCAAGGCCGTGCTGTGGGACTTCGGCGGCGTCATCCTCTCCAGCCCATTCGAGGCCTTCAACCGGTACGAGTCGGAGCGCGGCCTGCCCGCGGACTTCGTGCGGACGGTGAACACGCACGACCCGGATGCCAACGCGTGGGCGCGTCTGGAGCGCTCCGAGCTCAGCCACGAGGAGTTCGACGAGGCCTTCGCCGCCGAGTCGAAGAAGCTCGGACACGAGATCCGCGGCGCGGACATCCTGGCGCTGCTCGCCGGCGAGGTGCGTCCGCAGATGGTCGCCGCGCTCGATGCGGTCAAGGCGGCCGGATACAAGATCGCCTGCCTGACGAACAACGTCATGAAGAAGCAGGACGGTCTGGACCCGACCGCGAACGAGCGCGAGGACGTCAAGCCGATCATGGCGCGCTTCGACGCGGTCGTGGAGTCCAGCAAGGTCGGCTATCGCAAGCCGGAGCCGAAGTTCTACGAGACTGCGTGCGAGCTGCTCGGCGTGCAGCCCGACGAGTGCGTGTATCTCGACGACCTCGGCATCAACCTCAAGCCCGCCAAGGCGATGGGGATGCAGACGATCAAGGTCGGCGACCCGGACGTCGCGCTCGGCGAGCTGGAGGCAGTCCTCGGGATCACACTGCGCTGA
- a CDS encoding NAD-dependent succinate-semialdehyde dehydrogenase: MAELMKRVKDRSLIKSEAYVGGKWVHGTGKKAFEVRNPSNGKVLAEVADLSPEQVEKAIGAAEKALPAWSAMTGKERAGIMRRWYDLIMENQDDLGALMTYEQGKPLAEAKGEVAYGASFIEWFAEEAKRVCGDVPAPVGRDQRIVVLKQPVGVCAAITPWNVPIAMGTRKAAPALAAGNTVVLKPAGETPLCALALAELGARAGIPAGVFNVVTSSSSSEVGKVMCESQVVRHLSFTGSTAVGRILMEQCGQTVKRLALELGGHAPFIVFDDADLDAAVDGAIASKYRNAGQTCVCANRIYVHRDVHDAFVEKLAGKVRRMKAGDGFGKDVVIGPMISQDAVDKVREHVDDAEAKGAKVVAGSLPPKGKQVVEPIVITGATHEMQIAHEETFGPVAPVFVFDTDDEVVELANDSEFGLASYVYTNDLNRYWRISERLEYGIVGINTGIVSNEVGPFGGVKQSGFGREGSRHGIEEYLEMKYLCLGRVTDR; this comes from the coding sequence ATGGCTGAGCTGATGAAGCGCGTGAAGGACAGGTCCCTCATCAAGAGTGAGGCGTACGTCGGCGGCAAGTGGGTGCACGGAACCGGCAAGAAGGCCTTCGAGGTGCGCAACCCGTCGAACGGCAAGGTGCTCGCGGAGGTTGCCGATCTCTCCCCCGAGCAGGTCGAGAAGGCGATCGGTGCGGCGGAGAAGGCATTGCCCGCGTGGAGCGCGATGACCGGCAAGGAGCGCGCCGGGATCATGCGGCGCTGGTACGACCTGATCATGGAGAACCAGGACGATCTCGGTGCCCTGATGACCTATGAGCAGGGCAAGCCGCTGGCCGAGGCCAAGGGCGAGGTGGCGTACGGCGCGTCGTTCATCGAGTGGTTCGCCGAGGAGGCGAAGCGGGTGTGCGGCGACGTCCCGGCTCCGGTCGGGCGCGATCAGCGGATCGTGGTGCTCAAGCAGCCGGTCGGCGTGTGCGCGGCGATCACGCCGTGGAACGTCCCGATCGCGATGGGCACCCGCAAGGCGGCCCCCGCGCTGGCAGCGGGCAACACGGTCGTGCTGAAGCCGGCCGGCGAGACGCCGCTGTGCGCGCTCGCCCTGGCCGAGCTCGGCGCACGCGCGGGTATCCCGGCGGGCGTGTTCAACGTGGTCACCAGCAGCAGCTCCAGCGAGGTCGGCAAGGTCATGTGTGAGTCGCAGGTGGTGCGCCACCTGTCGTTCACCGGCTCCACGGCTGTCGGCCGGATCCTCATGGAGCAGTGCGGTCAGACGGTCAAGCGCCTTGCCCTGGAGCTCGGTGGGCACGCCCCGTTCATCGTCTTCGACGACGCAGACCTCGATGCCGCGGTCGACGGCGCGATCGCGTCGAAGTACCGCAACGCCGGGCAGACCTGCGTGTGCGCGAACCGGATCTATGTGCACCGCGACGTCCACGACGCCTTCGTCGAGAAGCTAGCCGGCAAGGTGCGCCGGATGAAGGCCGGCGACGGGTTCGGCAAGGACGTCGTCATCGGCCCGATGATCAGCCAGGACGCCGTGGACAAGGTCCGCGAGCACGTCGACGACGCCGAGGCCAAGGGCGCGAAGGTGGTCGCCGGATCGCTACCTCCCAAGGGCAAGCAGGTCGTCGAGCCGATCGTGATCACGGGGGCCACGCACGAGATGCAGATAGCCCACGAGGAGACCTTCGGGCCGGTGGCCCCGGTGTTCGTCTTCGACACCGATGACGAGGTCGTCGAGCTCGCCAACGACAGCGAGTTCGGTCTGGCGTCGTATGTCTACACGAACGACCTCAACCGGTACTGGCGGATCAGCGAGCGGCTGGAGTACGGCATCGTCGGCATCAACACCGGCATCGTCTCCAACGAGGTCGGGCCCTTCGGCGGAGTCAAGCAGTCCGGGTTCGGGCGCGAAGGATCCCGGCACGGCATCGAGGAGTACCTGGAGATGAAGTACCTCTGCCTCGGACGCGTCACCGACCGGTAG
- a CDS encoding YbfB/YjiJ family MFS transporter — MPRSPPQGESLALRLSPVYGRVVISGRSVTAQALLGMTVAMGIGRFAYTPLMPLMMADGVLTREQGAMVATANYLGYLIGAVVLTLWPQLNTRFTYRVWTIILVLSELLMVPLDGMAGWTTMRFLAGYASAVLFIGIASTLGAYSGKGASAGMAFGGVGIGIALMGGFSLLLAEHLTWQQMWLGTAGISVLLAIGPWLLPVEAESSPERRGSGKRRLPRPMRLIWQLLFAAYFLEGLGYIIIGTFIVAAVGTGTGPSAAVWVVAGLAAIPATVLYGRLAQRVPMSIVLVGAYLLQTIGALLPVVVDATWASFVCAALYGGTFLGIAMLTTSQGRRLPVERAAAALTAGYSIGQVLGPIVVTPVIGRSYGTAFLVAAVVIAAGGLLMTAVAVLIARHGEGDGAPGVSAVSPVRG; from the coding sequence ATGCCACGTTCGCCGCCGCAAGGGGAGTCGCTCGCGCTGCGCCTCTCGCCGGTCTACGGTCGGGTGGTGATCAGCGGTCGATCGGTGACGGCGCAAGCCCTGCTGGGGATGACGGTCGCCATGGGCATCGGGCGGTTCGCCTACACCCCGCTGATGCCGCTGATGATGGCCGACGGCGTGCTCACCCGCGAGCAGGGCGCGATGGTGGCCACCGCCAACTACCTCGGGTATCTCATCGGCGCTGTCGTCCTCACCCTCTGGCCACAGCTGAACACCCGCTTCACGTACCGCGTCTGGACGATCATCCTGGTGCTGTCCGAGTTGCTCATGGTGCCGCTGGACGGCATGGCGGGATGGACGACGATGCGGTTCTTGGCCGGGTATGCCAGCGCGGTGCTGTTCATCGGCATCGCCAGCACTCTCGGTGCGTACTCCGGCAAAGGGGCGTCCGCGGGCATGGCCTTTGGCGGCGTCGGGATCGGCATCGCGCTCATGGGCGGGTTCTCGCTGCTGCTGGCCGAGCACCTGACCTGGCAGCAGATGTGGCTGGGTACGGCGGGGATCAGCGTGCTGCTGGCGATCGGGCCGTGGCTGTTGCCGGTGGAGGCCGAGTCCTCGCCTGAGCGTCGGGGATCGGGCAAGCGCCGCCTGCCCCGGCCGATGAGGCTGATCTGGCAGCTGCTGTTCGCCGCGTACTTCCTGGAGGGCCTGGGCTACATCATCATCGGCACCTTCATCGTCGCCGCGGTCGGTACCGGGACGGGGCCCAGCGCGGCCGTGTGGGTGGTTGCCGGCCTGGCGGCGATTCCGGCGACCGTCCTCTACGGGCGCCTCGCCCAGCGGGTGCCGATGAGCATCGTGCTCGTCGGCGCCTACCTCCTGCAGACCATCGGCGCGCTGCTGCCTGTCGTCGTCGACGCGACCTGGGCCAGCTTCGTCTGCGCCGCGCTCTACGGCGGGACCTTCCTCGGCATCGCGATGCTCACCACCAGCCAGGGCCGGCGGCTGCCGGTGGAGCGAGCGGCCGCGGCGCTCACTGCCGGCTACAGCATCGGACAGGTGCTGGGGCCGATCGTGGTGACACCGGTGATCGGAAGGTCGTACGGCACCGCGTTCCTAGTGGCCGCCGTCGTGATCGCCGCCGGCGGTCTGCTGATGACGGCGGTCGCCGTGCTGATCGCGCGGCACGGGGAGGGCGACGGGGCTCCGGGCGTGAGTGCCGTCTCGCCGGTGCGGGGCTGA
- the rpsP gene encoding 30S ribosomal protein S16, which translates to MATKIKLMRLGKTRAPYYRIVVADARTKRDGRSIETIGKYHPKEEPSFIEVDSERAQYWLGVGAQPTEAVTAILKVTGDWQRFKGEPAPEPMKTKSAAEDKKARYEAALSGAMADAEAGKGQATTPKKKAAPKADEAAEPKADEPKVDEAKAEEPKTEAPADEAKAEEAPAEEAK; encoded by the coding sequence GTGGCAACCAAGATCAAGCTCATGCGCCTGGGCAAGACGCGCGCCCCGTACTACCGGATCGTCGTGGCCGACGCACGCACCAAGCGCGACGGCCGCTCGATCGAGACGATCGGCAAATACCACCCGAAGGAGGAGCCCTCCTTCATCGAGGTCGACTCCGAGCGGGCGCAGTACTGGCTGGGCGTCGGCGCGCAGCCGACCGAGGCCGTCACCGCGATCCTGAAGGTCACCGGCGACTGGCAGCGGTTCAAGGGCGAGCCGGCCCCGGAGCCGATGAAGACCAAGAGCGCCGCGGAGGACAAGAAGGCCCGGTACGAGGCCGCGCTGTCCGGAGCCATGGCCGATGCCGAGGCGGGCAAGGGCCAGGCCACTACGCCGAAGAAGAAGGCTGCTCCGAAGGCCGACGAGGCCGCGGAGCCCAAGGCCGATGAGCCAAAGGTTGACGAGGCCAAGGCCGAGGAGCCGAAGACCGAGGCTCCCGCTGACGAGGCGAAGGCCGAGGAGGCCCCCGCCGAGGAAGCCAAGTAG
- a CDS encoding RNA-binding protein, whose translation MLEEALSHLVRGIVTNPDDVQVDMVTTRRGRVLEVRVHPEDLGKVIGRSGRTAKALRQVVSAVGGKGIRVDVVDVDE comes from the coding sequence GTGCTCGAGGAAGCCCTCTCGCACCTGGTGCGCGGCATCGTCACGAACCCCGACGACGTTCAGGTCGACATGGTCACCACTCGGCGTGGCCGGGTGCTCGAGGTGCGGGTGCATCCTGAGGATCTCGGCAAGGTGATCGGTCGCAGCGGACGCACCGCCAAGGCGTTGCGCCAGGTCGTGTCCGCGGTCGGCGGCAAGGGTATCCGCGTCGACGTCGTGGACGTCGACGAGTAG
- the rimM gene encoding ribosome maturation factor RimM (Essential for efficient processing of 16S rRNA): MDLVVGRIGKAHGIRGEVNVGVRTDEPDERFAVGAVLRTDPAERGPLTVRSQRFVSGQKLVLGFDEVPDRTVAETLQGTMLVIGIDELPELDDDDDFYDHELIGMQAQTEDGELIGEVVDVVHGPGGDTLAIKASGRGREILVPFVRDIVPTVDRSTRTMTLTPPEGLLEL, from the coding sequence ATGGATCTGGTCGTCGGACGGATCGGCAAGGCCCACGGCATCCGCGGCGAGGTCAACGTCGGCGTCCGGACCGACGAGCCCGATGAGCGCTTCGCCGTCGGCGCCGTCCTGCGCACCGACCCCGCCGAGCGTGGGCCGCTGACGGTGCGCTCGCAGCGATTCGTCAGCGGTCAGAAGCTCGTGCTGGGTTTCGACGAGGTGCCCGACCGCACGGTCGCCGAGACCCTCCAGGGCACGATGCTCGTCATCGGCATCGACGAGCTGCCCGAGCTCGACGATGACGACGACTTCTACGACCATGAGCTGATCGGGATGCAGGCCCAGACCGAGGACGGCGAGCTGATCGGCGAGGTCGTCGACGTCGTACACGGCCCGGGCGGGGACACCTTGGCCATCAAGGCATCCGGCCGCGGCCGGGAGATCCTCGTGCCGTTCGTCCGGGACATCGTCCCGACGGTCGACCGCTCCACGCGCACGATGACCCTCACCCCGCCCGAGGGACTGCTCGAGCTGTGA